The sequence below is a genomic window from Dermacentor albipictus isolate Rhodes 1998 colony chromosome 2, USDA_Dalb.pri_finalv2, whole genome shotgun sequence.
ttgggtgatattgcttctgataaaacttataacatgcgcaaaacaaatgcactcaccattgtatgatccatgcttctttgtatccgagttcatcccacatcgaagacggtggccacgagcgccgactttttttctaattgttgtttcgcctatattaattctaacactcacaaaaattcgtggccatattGCTGTGTATTTGAaaatgtaggcttctcagtaggaatgacgtccgcaagcgagcatttttcacgagaggtgtgcgctggcaagaacggacggcaagcactcaggcggtgttgcacccagtcggcgtgctagcgacgcatagagggaaagagtgaaaggaaagggtgaacgaagaatacggcgtaaacgccactttcccccgctggacctagcccgaccgggttttggggtggcagcgatggagggcgacaaggaggacaatagtgaccccgccgctttcccccatgcttccgagagcacccaattcgacacagcagatTATGGCTGTCTGACCGCTtaactgatagcattgaccaggctcacctgggtgcgtgggggagaggcaagggggggggggctgaaggaccgaaagctaggccgaaaaaaaaaaatccggaatgcgccgtgcctactaaaggcaatgcaagaggttgttgacacgctaatgccaaaacgtgcaattaattttttttctgtctggggcattcatacaaggatcttactacacatgcacgaataaacaaatatattagaataggagcatgatgtcgccgcaacatgccatgcatgcaaacaaacaaacaatagtttcactcatgcatatgcgctccatctcgatgcaatataaaacggttccatcatctctgaggcactgtaattctcgattctcctcagaatcctgacccactaaagccgcggagcgtacatgcaaaaagtacaatgcgcaggcaaattcgcaataccgttgcttcttatggaaagctcaagttcttattcacgatcaataaagcagcggctaaatttatgcgacttcccctgcttgctacgtgctacactggcttttctctttaggggacacatttcggtaaaggagaagtgcaataatggcggtgtaccattcatggagttgacatgggagaacatgtttttggttcctgcgcagtgtgcctgtgatcagtgcgttagttttcaaaacacgttgttcaatctcagcaagtcgtagagcactaaaagccgacaaggcgaaaattagcttaatacgggccaatgtcctccaaagaaagccaactagtaacccatattggcaaatccatacgaaagtcggtccaataattcccgccttgttgaacggcagtgccaatattgtttactgactgtgtaaagtgggccaacattggctctctatcagaatggcacagccaatattgtttacttactgtgtaaagtgggccaacattggatctctatcagaatggcacagccaatattgtttactgattgtgtaaagtgggccaacattggatctctatcagaatggcacagcccatattgtttactgactgtgtaatgtgggccaacgttggatctctatcagaatggcacagccaatattggcgccacgctgttaaccttaggccaacattgggccaagaaccagaatggcactgccaatattggaaccacgctgttaatcttaggccgtcattgggccaagaagtgccaatatgtttccaacgttggcccaacctgacgtgccacctgggaGGCTTCTGTGCTGGCCAAACggggttcaaaaccaaccgtcggaTCAACTTGGGCTAATGTTTTATGTCATCGAGTATGTGTAgcccttcaatgaacctctgCGACGCCATCTTGAAGCACTCGGTACATTCCGCCCTCCAGAAACGTGTTTAATGAATCATGCGTGATTTAGTTTGCCGCACTGGCTATTCTGAGTTACAGGAACTAATATCCTTGTAAATTAATCTGGTGCTGGGCAGAATCGGACCCACGTCATGCATATTCTTGAAATATTTTCTAAAGGCATATGCACACGCACTAGTCCCCGACTTGATGGCGGCGCCGCTGGATGGCGTAGCGAGTCCATTTCGAAGCCCGGCAGAGGATCCGCGGAGCACGCTTAGGTCATACATGTCGTGTTCAGCGTTGGTAATGCAGTGTGTCGCTGCAGTGCTTCGATGGCAATCGCAAACACGTGGGAAtttatcgtgagatgggttctcgGGGAAATCTTTAATTCAGTATACATCGCTGAGACCGGTCTGCATGTAGATATTTAATAGTTTATGCCGTTGGGGAAACtgttgaaagaaaaataaaggaattaGTCTTTGTACTATAACAGAGTCTGGAGAAGAAACGTAGACATTTGGGTGCAACAATCAACAGTTTGCAGATTTCTTTGTAGAAACGAGAAATACGTTAACATTGTTTCTTTGCACGCACAAAAGCCGAGTGCATTGAAGTGTGATAAGCGCTTAGTGCGCAAATCATCAATATTATGTAATCTATCGTGggtcttcctttttttattgaatgTTCGCGACATTCCCAGAGCTGGACAAAACGCAGGAAAGGATATGGCGGGGGGAAGGGGAGTGGTCGTTGTGagatacttctccaacaaccccggtcatgtactaattgtggccatgccgtccctgcaaacttcttaatctcagccgcccacctaactttctgccgccccctgctacgcttcccttcccttgggatccagtccgtaatccttaatgaccatcggttatcctccctcctcattacatgtcctgcccatgcccatttctttttctttatttcaactaagatgtcattaacgcgcgttcgttccctcacccaatctgctcttttcttatcccttaacgttacatctatcaatcttcgttccatagctcgttgtgtcgtcctcaatatgagtagaacccttttcctaagcctccaggtttctgccccgtaggtgagtactggtaagacacagctattatacactttcctcttgagggataatggcaacctgctgttcatgatctgagaatgcctgccaaacgcaccccagcccattcttattcttctgattatttccgcctcatgatccggatctgccgtcactacctgccctaagtagatgtattcccttactacttccagtgcctcgctgcctattgtaaattgctgttctcttccgagactataaaacattactttagttttctgcagattaatttttagacccactcttctgctttgcctcttcaggtcagtgagcatgcattgcaattggtcccctgagttactaagcaaggcaatatcatcagcgaatcgcaagttactaaggtattctccattaacttttatccccgattaatcccaatccaggtctctgaatacctcctgtaaacacgctgtgaatagcattagggagatcgtatcttcctgtctgacgcctttctttattgggattttgttgctttctttatggaggactatggtggccgtggagccgctatagatatctttcagtatttttacatacggctcgtctacaccctgattccgtaatgcctccatgactgctgaggtttcgacagaatcaaacgctttctcgtaatcaatgaaagctatatataagggttggttatattccgcacatttctctatcacctgattgatagtgtgaatatgacctattgttgagtagcctttacggaatcctgcctggtcctttacttgagagaagtctaaggtgttcctgattctatttgcgattaccttagtaaatagtttgtaggcaacggacagtaagctgatcggtctataatttttcatgtcgttggcgtcccctttcttatggattaggattatgttagcgttcttccaagattccggtacgctcgaggttatgaggcattgcgtatacagggtggccagtttctctagaacaatctgcccaccatccttcaacaaatctgctgttacctgatcctccccagctgccttccccctttgcatatctcctaaggctttctttacttcttccggcgttaccttcgggatttcgaattcctctagactgttttctctgccattatcgtcgtgggtgccactggtactgtataaatctctatagaagtcctcagccacttgaactatctcatccacattagtaatgatattgccggctttgtctcttaacgcatacatctgattcttgccaattcccagtttcttcttcactgtttttaggcttcctccgttcctgagagcatgttcaattctatccatattatacttccttatgtcagctttcttgcgcttgttgattaacttcgaaatttctgccagttctattctagctgtagggttaggggctttcatacattggcgtttcttgatcagatctttcgtctcctgggatagtttactggtatcctgccttacggagttaccaccgacttccattgcacactccttaatgatgcccacaagattgtcattcattgcttcaacactaagtcctcttcctgagttaaagccgagtacctgttctgtagcttgatctggaattcctctattttccctcttaccgctaactcattgatcggcttcttatgtaccagtttcttccgttcccttctcaggtctaggttaattcgagttcttatcatcctgtggtcactgcagcgcaccttgccgagcacgtccacatcttgtatgatgccagggttagcgcagagtatgaagtctatttcatttctagtctcgccgttcgggctcctccacgtcctctttcggctatcccgcttgcggaagaaggtgttcattatcctcatatcattctgttccgcaaattctactaatacctctcccctgctattcctagtacctatgccatattcccccactgccttgtctccagcctgagtcttgcctaccttggcattaaagtcgcccattagtatagtgtgtttagttttcactctacccatcgccgattcgacgtcttcatagaagctttcgacttcctggtcatcatgactggatgtaggggcgtaaacCTGGGCGTAGGCCGGGCACTCACTGGTCCTCAATTGATCCTATGTGTGCCCCGGCCTGGCGTTCGGCATTCTTCAGGGGTGATACGCTTGGGAAAGAAGCCTGCCCCCTAAATTCCCGTCGATACCCTCACGACCACAGAAAAGTTTACGTTTGGGCCGCTCCCATGGTGGCCATTTCCTATGTGGCGTCCCGAATGCACCTATTGCGGTGGAGACGCCTTCGGGTCAGGCCAAACAACCCTTCTCAAGCGTTTAGATCCTATAACGGCCGAGCACGAGGCCGAAAGCgcgcttgtacctattttaccggAAGGCACCCAGCAGCAGCacttgcctacgccagccgcggCAGATGCTCTTCAACTATTCCCTCTCTGGTTCGAAAATCAGGCGCCTAAAGACAACCCTTAAGTCTTTGTTGGGCCACATATTCAAGCTGTGAACCCCCACAAgaggcgagcaccaggccagggAACATCTACACCCATTATAAAAAGCAATGAGTTTCCGACGGCGTAGGGATTTGAATTTTTCTGCCTCCCGCTAACGCGGCGGAGGCTCCACCGTTAGGCCGCAGCTGCTGTTAAGGACTAGCCTTTGTGGTGAACAATTTCTGTCGCGCCGCCAAAGCCACGGTGAATAGGCTGATAGGCTTCAAAGCGTGGACTCACCTTCGACTCATGTGCGCCGCTTGAAACCGTCTTTTGCTCGCCTAATGGTGCTTAAGCGAGCTCATAAGCGCCTGACGGAACCGCACTCTCGACGTCGCACTGTTTTCGTTTCTGGCGTTCATGGTCTTTTCGTTCCAGTTCTGCGCTGCTGAACTCCTCTAGGAGTTCTAGGATTTTGTCGAATGTTTCTATTTCCTCGGAACATCCTTCCTTCTTGTCTTCGATTTTAAAAACGCATTTATGATTTTTTTCATCTTTGTCCAGgaattttttattttcataatgATTGTGCGAATAGCGGCAACCGTCATATCTTTCGCTAGATCTAGATGAAACTACCAACACAACTCCAACATCTCTGCCTTTCGCAATCTTTCCAACTCGAAGCACATTGATTTGGATGTTGTTCAAACCTCTCTCGAGCACCAGGTGCCTTGTTTCCCAAACCGCTGCTCAAAGGCGTCCTAGTTCGTCATCAAGCCGCCTCAAGTGGGAATTCATTTTCTTTGCGCTTTGTTCGCTCTTAGTTGGCCCGCTCGCACTCTTGCCTCTCACGTACTCGCTCTTCTGCCTGTTTCTTCCCTCTCTTGAATCATCTCTAGGCATTCTGAAACCTCAACATCGTCGGCCGTCGACGCGTGAATACTGTGGACCAGCTGTTTTCTTTGGAGTGAAGCGCGGACATGCAGACGCAACTCCTTTGCAAGCTCCAGCAACTACGGTTTACGCAACCAATTCCAATTCGTGGCTGAGTTAAGTGCTGCTTCCTCAACTGTACCCACTACTGCCTTGACTCACACACAGTAGGCGACGACGAGAGCTTTTCCCAGCGTTCTTACCTAAACTGAACAATTCCTGGCAAAAATTATCGCACTTTCTAAATCTCGCAGCGAAAAAACCATCGCATACCATTCCGATGCGCCATTGCATCTCATGCTGACAAGCAGTGGATGACGCATCGCACAACTGGCACCAATTGTTGATGCAGAACGGGTCACTAACAGCACTTTGCAAAGACTTACGAGTCCCGAGCAGTCCAAGCAGAGGACATTGCGGCTCCGTAACCATGCAAATAAATGTTCATTGTCCATCGTTACGTCGCCTTTGTGCCCTCTGCATGTACACGGAGGCGGAGACTTCTAGAAccagaaatcgaaacacacaatCAGCTAATTAAAACAACGCGCCAATTAACTTAAATAATATAAgccacatattgaaatttacgaattgtagccgatgagtttACAAGACGTATCAATTTGAAATGAATCGCGAGCATTACGCAAATTTCGTGACATCGTTGGACAAAGATTGGGACCAACCACGTGAGTGTACCAGTTATTTTTTTCCTTCACTGAATCAAGAAAATGCATTCGTGACAAAATTTAGTCGAAAAACAGTGCATTCTTTCGGAGAGTTTGATGacacatatctccaaactggtgtcatagTCTAAATTTATCCCAAGTAGATAGGCCTTGCAATCTCGCCGACCCCAATTCGTAACTTGTAATATGTTAGTTGTTCGTTAAGAAGTTAGTGACCATTTTTAAAAAATTCCAAGTAGATAGGCCTTGCAAACTCGCCGACCACAATTCGTAACTTGTAATATGTTAGCCGTTCGTTAAGAAGTTAGTGACCTTATTTAATCGAGTATATGTTTGGATTTCTCGTGTGAGTAATATGCGCCTCCGCGTAATACAGCGGAAAGACAAAAATTACTTCTCCCCTACAGGCGATTGCAGACAACTCCGGATAAGTGAAAAATGGTCACCCCGTATACCCATAGTCTTGAGTAGCTAAGGTTACAGTGGTGGGAACTTATGCCTTTGAGCACATCAACAAATTCATGGAGCTTTATTTCTAGAAGGTACAGTCTGCACACAAGTGGGCCACAACACAATGCATGACTATTCACACACCATATTGATAAGGACTATATTTTATCAAACAATTGCATTAAGACTGCCAGAAAACAAAGCGTTTTGGCCGAAGAAGAACCTTTTGCTTACTGGACTGTAAAACCTTGTAAATGCTTAGCAAATGTATAACTTACTAATTCTGAATTATCTAAGCTATTGTTCAGACGGCAATGAAGTAGTAATGGGAAGTAAAACTTGGTGACTGCACCTGTTACATTTTTTAAACAGTATAGAAAGTTCCACAGAGGCCCCGCTCTGATCCCTTGCACTTTCGATGTTGACATCACTGATGAAGTAAAATAACCTGAGCACGTTAAATTTGGATCGCGTAGAATAAATGAGTCATATTGCAGCAGAGAATCAAATCAACACATTCAAAACGACACTGTATTTAAAAGTATCCTAGTGTCTATTGAATGCGCCATACGCTTTTATGTGGATTGAAGGATGAGTTGCGCTAGCAAATATGACTTATGCAAATTCTAGTTCATGATTCCCACGCACTGAGAAGAAGAAACCAAAGGTGAAAAACTTGCGTAGGCAAAAGAAATACAGCAGTATGTATCAGAATGAAGCAAAAACGAAAGACTGCTAATTCAGTTTAGCTAAAGATAAGTTAGCCTTAGAGTACGCGAAAATAACAAGAGAAATTACGTGTTCCTTAATCAGCCCACATGTATCAGATGCACTAGAGTTGTTGCGATGGCGATTTGAACATCGGCGTCGGTGAGATTCGCTCAGGAGAGCCAGCACCTTCATTTAGGGTACAGGCGACGGATGTGGATGCTGCCGCTGAAGTTTCGGTCAGGTTACCGCGTTTCGAGCTTGCTTTTCTCTTGCGTTGATTGCGCGGCTTGGCTGATTTGAGTGGCTTCTCCGACTCCTGGTGAGTGCTTCCATGCGCTGGCTTTCACTCAGAACTGCGTGGTCTTCGGCGGGCTTCTGCTCGACAAATACTTCGGGAAGACACTGGACCGATAATGCGCTGGCAAATGCCAGCGCAGTCGTGATGGCCGCAACAACCAACAGCTGTTGTTCGTGCAAGGATCCTTGGATGTATGCAGCCAGAATGACGCCAAGCCGGCCGACCGAGTACGATAGGCATAGTCCCACGGATCGAATCTTAGTGGGGAACACCTCCGCGGTACACGCGTAATTCAGCCATATGGCAATCGCCGACGCGCTGCACATCATTATACGCGGCAGAGGAAGTGCGACACCCAAGGAAGGGTGACACAGTAGCATCTGCAGTGCGCTTGAGGCGCCGAGGAGAGCAATTACGCCTGATAGAGTCACACGGTGGCCTCGTTGCTTGATGCCATAGAAGGCTGTGATGAAAATGAACCCTCTCAGTAGAAACGATGCCAACAACCACAGTTCTTCGAGCGCGGCTCCCAAGCCTGAGACACGAAATGCAAAGCTCAAGCTAAACCACGTCACGAGTGCAGACAATGCGCGCCGGTGAAGGGAAGCCGACCGGAGTATGCTCGTGGTGTCGGCAATCACCGACGTGGTGCCAGCCTCTCGCTTCATGAGCTGCTGCTTGAAAGCTTTGAATGTTGCTGTGGCCTTGTGAGCGTCTATGCCATTCAACCGAGCTGCGCGGAGTATGGTGAATTGAGCTGCGCGAAGCCTCGACGTGGCAATCTGCCAAACGGGGGACTCGTCCAGGTAGCAGCACCAAGAGGCCATAATTGCCGGGACAGTAACGAAAAGCGATTGTGAGAGCAACCACGTCGGCTTAAGCGTCGAAAGCCCGTGCGCCAGCGGAGACGTCTCAAGCATGGCGATGCCGCTGGCTGCCAATATGTATGTAGCCCGGTGCTCATTTCCGGTCACTTCATAGAGCACAGTCAAGGCCATCAGCATGGTCGCACTGCCCATGGCACCTGTGGCAAGGCGCGAGAGGATGAACACGGCCACGGAGGACGACGACGCGGTCACCAGGCTGCCGAGCAACGTGGAGACGGCACACGCCGATAAGACCGGCCTGCGACCAATGCGGTCTGCTGCGATTCCGGCGATAGGACCGAATAGCATGGGGGCCACTGCGAGCGTGGACTTAGAAAAGGAGTATAGCCAGCTGTGGCTGCACACCAAGTTCCACATGCTGACGGTACTTTCGCCGTCTTTCTCGGTGTCGTAGTCCCACCATTTGCAAGGCACTATGCTACGCTCTTGCTGGTCATCTGCCTGGAAAAGGAGTGAAAATAAAACGTCAATCGAAATCTCAAACCGCAATACAAATGCGATGAGTTTGTAAGCAGTTGCTATTTGACGTTCGAAGTCCTCGCAATCAGACTTAAATTGTTTCGACATAAATATTGATCACTGAGTCATGCAGAGCCTCACTTCATGTATCCGCCAAGCCTCTTCATTT
It includes:
- the LOC135911687 gene encoding solute carrier family 22 member 7-like, producing the protein MWNLVCSHSWLYSFSKSTLAVAPMLFGPIAGIAADRIGRRPVLSACAVSTLLGSLVTASSSSVAVFILSRLATGAMGSATMLMALTVLYEVTGNEHRATYILAASGIAMLETSPLAHGLSTLKPTWLLSQSLFVTVPAIMASWCCYLDESPVWQIATSRLRAAQFTILRAARLNGIDAHKATATFKAFKQQLMKREAGTTSVIADTTSILRSASLHRRALSALVTWFSLSFAFRVSGLGAALEELWLLASFLLRGFIFITAFYGIKQRGHRVTLSGVIALLGASSALQMLLCHPSLGVALPLPRIMMCSASAIAIWLNYACTAEVFPTKIRSVGLCLSYSVGRLGVILAAYIQGSLHEQQLLVVAAITTALAFASALSVQCLPEVFVEQKPAEDHAVLSESQRMEALTRSRRSHSNQPSRAINAREKQARNAVT